Within Deinococcus roseus, the genomic segment AAGTGCAGGTGCTCTGTCAGGCCCTGCGTTCAGAAGGCTTGCACCTCCTGCACTGGACCGAAGACACCCGCCAGTGGCAGGCCCGGGTGGAAAGCCTGCGCCTGTGGCGTCCAGAAGAAGAGTGGCCGGATGTTTCAGATCAGGGTCTGCTGGACACCCTGGAATCCTGGCTGGGAGGGTTCCTGCAAGGGGTGCGCAAACGGGAAGACTTCCAGAAACTGGACCTTCCGAACATCCTGCTGGGCCTCTTGCCCTGGGAAAAATTGCAACTTCTGGAGGACTTTGCTCCAAAAAGCCTGGAGGTGCCCAGTGGGTTCAAAATCAAAGTGCAGTATTTCGCGGATGGGAGCACCCCGGTGCTGGCTGTGAAGTTGCAGGAGATGTTTGGGCTGCTGGACACGCCTGCTGTCAATGCTGGAAGGAACAGGGTTTTGCTGCACCTGCTCTCTCCTGCACGCAGGCCCGTGCAGGTCACGCAGGATTTGCGCAGTTTCTGGCAGAACACCTACCCCGAGGTGCGCAAGGAACTGCGCATCCGTTACCCCAAACACCCCTGGCCCGAAGACCCCTGGACGGCCACCGCCACCAGAAGCGTCAAACGCAGGGAGCACTGACCCGGTCAGGCGATCACTTTTGCAGCTTCTGGTGTTTCTGCTTCCAGTCCAGAGCAGTTTCTCCATCCTGATTTCTGACTTTCGAATTGGCTCCATGCTGCAAAAGCACATCAAAAACAGCAATCTGGTTGGACACTGCAGCCCAGATCAGGGCAGTATTTCCCTGAGGGTCGCTGTGGCGCAGGTCTGCTTTGTATCTGAGCAGAACTTCAAGCACCCTCTTTGCAGATTTCTGGATACAATCTGGACTGAAAGGATGGTTTTGAATGCCCGAATTGACCCTCACCCTGCTTCCAGAGGCCTACAAAGTCCTGCAATTCCCCCCGGAAACCCCCCTGCCTGCTTTCCCCAGAGGCGCTTTTGTCTCGGTGACCTTGAACGAGGAAGAGCTTTCCATTGTCTGCCCACAAAGCGTGGAGCTTGAAGCCCCACAGGTGAGCCTGGACTGGCGTTGCTTCAAATTTGAAGGGCCTTTTGCTTTTGACCAGACGGGCATCCTCAATGCTGTGACCAGCCCTCTGGCCGTGGCCGGTGTGGGCATTTTTGCGATCTCCACCTACAACACCGATTACCTGCTGGTGAAAGCCCACCAGCTGGAAGTCACATTGGAAGCTTTAAGGGCTGCAGGGCACCGGGTTTAAATTCAGATGGCTGGGCATCTGGCTTTCCAGGACAGGGTGAAGCCCATCCTTTCCATGGGTTGAACCTCTCAATGCAAGCATCATCTGGAAAGGCCCTTCAATGTGTGTTTTCAGGGGTCAGGCCCTGAAAAAGCTGGAAGAGAAGTCATGCTGTGCTGCTGGACAAAGCTTTTCTTAAGTCCAACTTAAGAATTCCTCACACCCTGGTCAGGCACTCATGCTCTAATGGGTGAAACTACCCAACAGCATCAAACCCAAGGCCGAAACCTGGGTTTTTTGTTGTTTTGGGAGGTGTTCCAGCTGTGCAGGATGACCCAACTGTGATCCAACAGACCGACAGGTTTCAATTAAAGATTTAACTTAAAAGAAGGAGACGCACCATGACTCAGACGCTTAAAAAACCCATCAAGCATCTGGAGATCAGAACCTACCGTCGGCTGGCCCACATCCACCTGGACAGCCAGAATGACCTGCAGGAGCTTCTCTGGGATCTGGGCCTCAGCAGCACGGAATTTGATTTGCTGGCGCTGGTTTCTGTCAACGCGGGCATTGCCCAGCAGGACCTGGCTGCAGGGATGCTGGTCAGTGCGCCCAACATCACCTACCACGTGCAACGCCTGACCCAGAGGGGACTGCTGGAACGCACCTCCTCGGGGAAATTCAAGTGCTTGCACCTCACCCCAGCAGGAAAAACCCTGATGGATCAGGCCTTCCCCAGGGTGATTCAGCACCATGCAGAACAGTTTTCAGGGCTTTCCCGTGACGAACTTCAGACCCTGAGCAACTTGCTGCAGCGGGTGAAAAAAGACCGGGACAGCCGCAAAAAACCCAGCAGGGCAAAGACCTGACCCACACTCAGGCAGCGAAAGAGGGCATTTATGGAACTGGAACTCAAAGGTTTCCACCACCTGACAGCCGTGTCTGCCAGCATCCGGGAAAACCACCGCTTCTACACCCAGGTGATGGGCATGCGCCTGATCAAACGCAGCGTCAACCAGGACGATGTGCGGGCCTACCACCTGTTCTACTCGGACCGGGTGGGATCTCCGGGCCACGATCTGACTTTTTTTGACTGGAAGGTGCCCAGAGAAGTCCGGGGCACCCACAGCGTGGTGCGCACCGGGCTCAGGGTGCAGGGAGAAGACACCCTCAAATTCTGGCAGGAACGCCTGAAAGCCCAGGGCGTCACAGCCTCCCAGCTCACCGAACGGGATGGCCGTCTGGTGCTGGACTTTGAAGACCCGGAAGGACAGAGGCTCTCCCTGATCGAGGATGGCGGCACCGGAGACCCCGTGCACCCCTGGGAAAACAGCCCTGTTCCTACCGAACACCAGATTCGGGGCCTGGGACCCATCACCCTCAGTGTGCCCAGACTGCGAACCACCGACATTGTGCTCACCAAAATCATGAACATGCAGCATGTGCGGGAATACCCCGACCCCTCCAATGCCAGCAACACCGTGCACGTTTACCAGATGGGAGGCGAGGGACCCCACGCAGAACTGCATGTGGCCGTGCAACCCGAACTGCCTGCCACCCGCCCCGGAGCAGGAGGTGTGCACCATGTGGCTTTCCGCACCCCGGATGAAGACCAGTACAACCAGTGGATTGAGCGCCTCTCGCAGTTCGGGGTGCCCAACAGTGGAGCCGTGGACCGCCATTACTTCCGTGCCCTGTACTTCCGGGAACCCAACGGCATCCTGTTTGAAATCTCCACAGATGGCCCTGGTTTTGCTGTAGATGAAGACCTCGCCACCATCGGAGAGAAACTGATCCTGCCACCCTTTCTGGAGCACCGTCGGGACGAGATCGAGCGGAACCTGCAGCCGATTGATTGAGCTGGGTCCAATTGTAGGGGCGAGGCGTGCCTCGCCCAACGGCAACCATCTCAAACGCAATGTGTAGGGGCGCAGCGTGCTGCGCCCAGTGCCAGGAATGCTGGGCAAAAGACGGCATCGCCCTGTTGGAAAAAACCAGAGAGGACACCCATGACCAGCACCACAACCCCACCCACTGGCTGGATTCACCAGTTTGAAAAAGGCACTTCAGACCTCACCCTGCTTTTGCTTCATGGCACCGGAGGCAACGAAACCTCCCTGTGGCAACTGGGGCGGGAACTGGCGCCTCAGGCCAGCCTGCTCAGTGTGAGGGGGCGTTCCCTGGAAGAGGGAAGCCCACGGTTCTTCCGGCGGTTTTCGGACATCCGTTACGATCAGGAGCACCTGAAATCCGAGGCCGATGCCCTGACCACTTTTGTGCAGGAAGCCAGTCAGCATTACGGTTTTGATCCTGCAAAAGGGGTGGCTCTGGGCTATTCCAATGGGGCCAACATTGCGGTGGCTTCCCTGATCCGTCATCCAGAATCCCTGGCGGGCGCGGTGCTGTGGCGGCCTGTGATGCCACTGGAAGCCCCGGTTCAGGTGCCCCTGACTGCAAAGCCGGTGCTGATCACGCTGGGAGCCATGGACCCTTACAGGCCATATGCCCGTGCTTTGCTTTCTTATCTGCAAGACAGTGGGGCAGAGGTGCAAACCGAAGAACTGTCCAGCGGTCACCAGTTGACCCGTCAGGATTTGATGCTCACCCAGCGCTGGTTGCAACAGCATTTTTCAGCCTGAGCAGCGTGTTTTCCTGGGCTTTACGGGGTTTTCCCGTGTTTCCTCGTGTTAAAAAGCGTTCACGAAAAACACGGGAAAACTGTTTGATTGTGGCTGCTATTCTGATCTCAGCTAAGCACTTCCTCCTCCATCAGAGTGATCTGCAATGTCTCACTTCTTCTCCGAAGTGCTTGGCCTTTTCAGGTTCCGGTTTCCTCTCCCTCCTTTTCCAGAACCTCAAAAGGCCGACCCTCCAGAAATTTTTCTGGAGGGTTTTGTGTTTTTGTGTGTTCAGCGGTTGCCAATGGTGATTCCATATTCGGGATTGGTGATCTGGCGCACCCGGTTTTCGATGGCTTCCCTTCTGGGTTCGTACCAGGAGGGGAGTTTCAGGTGTTTGCCCAGTTCTGAGACCTCCTCGTCCACATCAAATCCGGGGGCATCGGTGGCAATTTCAAAGAGCACGCCCGACACATCACGGAAGTAGATGCTGTGAAAGTACTGGCGGTCCTGCACCTGGGTCACCCCGTAGCCTTTTGAAAACAGGTGATGCATGTATTCCTGCTGCTCTGTGTCATCCACAGTGCGCAAAGCGACGTGGTGGATGGTGCCTGCTCCGCTGTGGCCTCTGGCTTGACCGGGCCTTTCGACCACATCCACATACAGCCCCACCCCTTCGGACACGCCCTGGTAACGGTGACGGGTGCCTTCCGGGTCGGTTTCTGAGCCCAGGTAAAGCATGCCCAGGTGGGTTTCCAGCAAGGTTTTTGAGCTCTGGTTGCTGTCTGCCCACAAAGTCACGCTGTGAAAGCCGCGCAAGGCGTGTTGCTCTGCAATGGGGCTGTTTTCCCAGGCCACTGGAGCGGCTTCACTGGCGTTGGTGATGATCTCGACAAGCATGCCGTCCGGGTCTTCAAAGGTCAGCACGGTTTCTCCAAAACGGGTGCTTTCCGTGTGGGAGATCAGGCTGTCCTGAAGGTGGTTTCTCCAGTACTCCAGGCTGTCTGGTCGTATGCTGTAGGCGGTGGCGACAGCCTCTCCGTTGCCCCGCTGTCCTCTTTTTGCTCCGTACCACGGAAAGAAGGTGAGGATGGTGCCAGGGGTGCCGACCCTGTCTCCGTAGTACAGGTGGTAGGTGCCGGGATCATCGAAATTGACGGTGACTTTGACCAGACGCTGTCCAAGCACGGTGGTGTAAAAGTCAATGTTGTTCTGGGGATTGCTGGCCAGCACGGTGATGTGGTGGATGCCCTGAATGGGGTTGCGCATGTGAACCTCCTACATCCACATTAAACAGTTTAATATTAAACCAATTTGTGAAAAAAGCACCTTTTGATCTGGTGCTGAAGGTTCAGACATCAGGAACCAGAAGACAGATGGAGTCCCAGCTTGCGGCACAAACTGGCCAGCACAGACAATTCCTCAGGGGTCAGCCCCGAAAACACCTTTTCGATGCCCTCCACATGCCCGGGCAAAATGCCAGCAATCAAATCGTGGCCCTGCGGGGTGATGTTCACATGGATGTTGCGGCGGTCCTTTGCACTGCGCTCCCGCACCGCCCAGCCGCGCTTTTCCAGGTTGTCAATCACCATGGTCAGGTTCCCTTTGGACTTCAGGATCTTCTCGCCCAGCTGCTTCTGTGTGAGGGGACCCAGATGAAACAGTGCCTCCAGCACACTGAATTGACTGAGGCTCAGGTCATGGTCCTGCAGGTGCTGGTTGGCTGCGGCTTCCACGGTGGCTGCAGCGCGATGCAATTTGATGTAGGCATTCAGTGCCTGGATTTGACTGTCGCTGCCCTGAAATTTGGTCCCCATAACACCGTCATGCTACACCAAGATGCCGAGGGCCGATGTAGGGGCGCAGCACGCTGCGCCCAATGGAAAAAATGTCAAACGAGGTCTGTCGGGGCGAGCGTGCAGAGGGACCGCGAGATGGTCCCTCGTCTTGCACAAGACAGCATGCCTCGCCCAGTGGAAGAAATCTCAAATGCACCCAATTCCAGAAACCCCCTCGGCAAACCCCCGAACACACATCCCCACCACAGAATCGGGTATGGTCAGAAGCATGAGAGCCATTCAAATCACGGAACCTGGACTTGATCATGTGATCCCACAGAACGCAGATTTGCCTGAAATGAAGCCCGGAGACCTGCTGGTGCAGGTGAAAGCCGCCAGCCTGAACCCGGTGGATTACAAACTGGCCACCAATGGTCATCCCAGCTGGCAGTATCCCCACACGCTGGGTGTGGATGGTGCAGGTGAAGTGGTTCAGGTGGGCAGTGACGTGCAGGGCATCGAGGTGGGTGCAAAGGTCTTTTTCCATGCAGACCTTGCCCGTTCTGGAAGCTTTGCGGAGTACATCCAGGTGGACCACCGGGCCGTGACCCGCCTTCCCAAGAGCTGGAGTTTTGAGGAAGGAGCTGCTTTGCCCTGTGCAGGCCTCACGGCTTATCAGGCGCTGGTGCGGGTGTGTGGCCTCAAAGCAGGCCAGACCGTGGTCATCCAGGGAGGGGCCGGAGGGGTGGGAAGTTTTGCTGTGCAGATTGCCCATGCACTGGGGGCCAGGGTGATTTCCACGGCCAGTCCTGCCAAGCACGAACTGGTGCGCTCTCTGGGGGCAGATGTGGTGATCGATTACCGCGACCAGAACCTCAAAGAGCAGATCCTGCAGGCTGCTGGTGGCGGTGTGGATGTGGTGCTGGACACGGTGAATCGGGCCAGTGCCACCAGAAGTCTGGAGCTGCTGCACCCTGAAGGTCAACTGGCTTTCATTGCAGGCCGTCCTGAACCCGAAGCCGTGCAGAACCTGGGGTACCGGGTGCATGTGCATGACGTGATGCTGGGGTCTGCCCACGCCCGCCAGGACGACGCAGCCATCCGGGACCTCAGCCAGATGGGGACTGAACTGGCCCAGCTGGTGCTGGATGGCAAGGTGAAAATCCTGATTTCCGAGCAGATCACCCTGGAAGAAATTCCCGAATGGCTGGTCAAACTGAAAGCAGGAGAGGTGCCGTTTGGCAAGGTGGTGGCCAGAATTTAACAGCAAAAGGGGAAGCAAAAGGGGAAGGTGGGTTTCACCTTCCCCTTGAGCGGCTTGTTGTTTTACTGCCCCAGCAGCTGCACCAGTTCAGTGTGCAGCACTCCGTTTGTGGCCAGCAAAGAACCTCCAGCCTGTTGCGCTTCACCAGAAACAGCAGTGACCTGCCCCCCTGCTTCCTGCACCAGCAGGGTGCCAGCAGCGGTGTCCCACGGGGCCAGTTTGAGGTCCCAGTAGGCATCCAGCCGCCCACAGGCCACATAAGCCAGGGTCAGGGTGGAACTGCTGTACCTGCGCACTGAGAGGCCCATCTGGATCAGGGTGGTGAATTGCTTTAAAGAAACTTCTCTGGACCCCGGATGGCGGGAAAATCCAGTTGCCAGGGCCAGAGGGTCCTGCATGGAGCCGTAAGTGCTCACGGAAATACCCTCTCCGTTCAGGAAAGCCCCTTTTCCCCGAACGGCGGTGAAAAGCTCATCTCTGGCAGGATCAAAGACCACCCCTGCAATCAGTTCCCCATCCTGCTCGAAGGCAATGCTGACCCCGCTCATGGGGAGGTCGCGCACGTAGTTGTGGGTGCCGTCCAGGGGGTCCACAATCCAGCGGTTTGCGCTGCTGCCCACCGATCCGCCTTCTTCCCCCAGGATTTCATGGTCCGGGAAGTGGGTCAGGATGGTGTGTCGGATGATGGCTTCAGATTCGCGGTCCACCTCGGTCACCAGGTCGTTGAAATGGCTTTTCTGCTCAAAAGATTTCAGGTTCTTGCGGCCTTCCAGCTGCAGTTGTCCTGCAGCCCGTGCGGCCAGAATGGCAATGTCCAGTGCATGTGTTCCCGACATGCTGTTCATTGTGCCTGCAGATCATGAGAGGGGTGGGGTGGCTGTCTTGCCAGGGTGTGCAGCTGATCAAGCTTCATGAAGCTCCCTTTGTGTCCAGCCATTAACAAGTTGTTAACATCTGAAATCAATACTCTGAGTCAAGAAGCAAGATTGTCTGAGGTGCCCATGAATCCTGTTCCAATGCCACAAAACCCCGTTGCCGTCCAAGACACCCCAGCACATCCCTCCACTGCAGCTCAAAACCAGCCTTACCGCAAACCCCAATTGACCCACTGTGGCCAGTGGCAGCATGTCACGCTGGCCCAGAGCGTTCCGTTCTGATCCTTGTCTTTAACCTGAACTTCTCGTTTGTGGTGCACTGCCTTTCATCAGGCAGCTGCACAGTGGAGTTTTATGTCTGAACAATCCAGCGTTTTCCGTGACATCAGGTCCAGGGTTGCCCCCCTGGGTCTGGTGTTTT encodes:
- a CDS encoding ankyrin repeat domain-containing protein, with amino-acid sequence MLEVLLRYKADLRHSDPQGNTALIWAAVSNQIAVFDVLLQHGANSKVRNQDGETALDWKQKHQKLQK
- a CDS encoding ACT domain-containing protein; this translates as MPELTLTLLPEAYKVLQFPPETPLPAFPRGAFVSVTLNEEELSIVCPQSVELEAPQVSLDWRCFKFEGPFAFDQTGILNAVTSPLAVAGVGIFAISTYNTDYLLVKAHQLEVTLEALRAAGHRV
- a CDS encoding MarR family winged helix-turn-helix transcriptional regulator is translated as MTQTLKKPIKHLEIRTYRRLAHIHLDSQNDLQELLWDLGLSSTEFDLLALVSVNAGIAQQDLAAGMLVSAPNITYHVQRLTQRGLLERTSSGKFKCLHLTPAGKTLMDQAFPRVIQHHAEQFSGLSRDELQTLSNLLQRVKKDRDSRKKPSRAKT
- a CDS encoding ring-cleaving dioxygenase; the encoded protein is MELELKGFHHLTAVSASIRENHRFYTQVMGMRLIKRSVNQDDVRAYHLFYSDRVGSPGHDLTFFDWKVPREVRGTHSVVRTGLRVQGEDTLKFWQERLKAQGVTASQLTERDGRLVLDFEDPEGQRLSLIEDGGTGDPVHPWENSPVPTEHQIRGLGPITLSVPRLRTTDIVLTKIMNMQHVREYPDPSNASNTVHVYQMGGEGPHAELHVAVQPELPATRPGAGGVHHVAFRTPDEDQYNQWIERLSQFGVPNSGAVDRHYFRALYFREPNGILFEISTDGPGFAVDEDLATIGEKLILPPFLEHRRDEIERNLQPID
- a CDS encoding alpha/beta hydrolase → MTSTTTPPTGWIHQFEKGTSDLTLLLLHGTGGNETSLWQLGRELAPQASLLSVRGRSLEEGSPRFFRRFSDIRYDQEHLKSEADALTTFVQEASQHYGFDPAKGVALGYSNGANIAVASLIRHPESLAGAVLWRPVMPLEAPVQVPLTAKPVLITLGAMDPYRPYARALLSYLQDSGAEVQTEELSSGHQLTRQDLMLTQRWLQQHFSA
- a CDS encoding ring-cleaving dioxygenase — translated: MRNPIQGIHHITVLASNPQNNIDFYTTVLGQRLVKVTVNFDDPGTYHLYYGDRVGTPGTILTFFPWYGAKRGQRGNGEAVATAYSIRPDSLEYWRNHLQDSLISHTESTRFGETVLTFEDPDGMLVEIITNASEAAPVAWENSPIAEQHALRGFHSVTLWADSNQSSKTLLETHLGMLYLGSETDPEGTRHRYQGVSEGVGLYVDVVERPGQARGHSGAGTIHHVALRTVDDTEQQEYMHHLFSKGYGVTQVQDRQYFHSIYFRDVSGVLFEIATDAPGFDVDEEVSELGKHLKLPSWYEPRREAIENRVRQITNPEYGITIGNR
- a CDS encoding MarR family winged helix-turn-helix transcriptional regulator, which translates into the protein MGTKFQGSDSQIQALNAYIKLHRAAATVEAAANQHLQDHDLSLSQFSVLEALFHLGPLTQKQLGEKILKSKGNLTMVIDNLEKRGWAVRERSAKDRRNIHVNITPQGHDLIAGILPGHVEGIEKVFSGLTPEELSVLASLCRKLGLHLSSGS
- a CDS encoding zinc-binding dehydrogenase; protein product: MRAIQITEPGLDHVIPQNADLPEMKPGDLLVQVKAASLNPVDYKLATNGHPSWQYPHTLGVDGAGEVVQVGSDVQGIEVGAKVFFHADLARSGSFAEYIQVDHRAVTRLPKSWSFEEGAALPCAGLTAYQALVRVCGLKAGQTVVIQGGAGGVGSFAVQIAHALGARVISTASPAKHELVRSLGADVVIDYRDQNLKEQILQAAGGGVDVVLDTVNRASATRSLELLHPEGQLAFIAGRPEPEAVQNLGYRVHVHDVMLGSAHARQDDAAIRDLSQMGTELAQLVLDGKVKILISEQITLEEIPEWLVKLKAGEVPFGKVVARI
- a CDS encoding inositol monophosphatase family protein, which encodes MSGTHALDIAILAARAAGQLQLEGRKNLKSFEQKSHFNDLVTEVDRESEAIIRHTILTHFPDHEILGEEGGSVGSSANRWIVDPLDGTHNYVRDLPMSGVSIAFEQDGELIAGVVFDPARDELFTAVRGKGAFLNGEGISVSTYGSMQDPLALATGFSRHPGSREVSLKQFTTLIQMGLSVRRYSSSTLTLAYVACGRLDAYWDLKLAPWDTAAGTLLVQEAGGQVTAVSGEAQQAGGSLLATNGVLHTELVQLLGQ